Proteins encoded within one genomic window of Corythoichthys intestinalis isolate RoL2023-P3 unplaced genomic scaffold, ASM3026506v1 HiC_scaffold_27, whole genome shotgun sequence:
- the LOC130911327 gene encoding uncharacterized protein LOC130911327, whose translation MLTLRYRYVDRDNTAESEDVVCALKKSKTDLLYQIQLLLPAVPLVAHQFFTSDGETIKSATLLIPLPLGIGWPATVENPTSWLGTLLSSLLTTNTNMLRRQLPVRQPRPYAQRTWHQYAKRQDTYASRVSGGASSAPSENPVVMSCHSLPPQNASTSQLTSENNVVMSCHSLPHTKCQYQSAYISNYTPVSCLSGFTNNKPTPPSCQHPLPSQTCKEEKE comes from the exons ATGTTGACATTGCGGTACAGATATGTTGACCGAGATAACACAGCAGAATCAGAAGATGTTGTGTGTGCACTTAAGAAA AGCAAAACAGATCTCCTCTATCAAATCCAATTACTGTTGCCTGCAGTACCCCTTGTCGCCCATCAG TTTTTCACTTCCGACGGAGAAACGATAAAAAGTGCGACACTCCTTATTCCGCTCCCATTGGGAATCGGCTGGCCGGCGACGGTGGAGAATCCGACTTCCTGGTTGGGAAC ACTCCTTTCATCTCTTCTCACGACAAATACAAACATGTTGAGACGACAGCTACCAGTTCGCCAACCAAGGCCATACGCCCAGCGGACCTGGCATCAATACGCCAAACGACAAGACACGTACGCCTCTCGGGTGTCAGGGGGGGCCTCTTCTGCACCCTCAG AAAACCCCGTTGTGATGTCCTGCCATTCCCTGCCCCCACAAAATGCCAGTACCAGCCAGCTTACATCAG AAAACAACGTTGTGATGTCCTGCCATTCCTTGCCCCACACAAAGTGCCAGTACCAGTCAGCTTACATCAG TAACTACACACCGGTTTCCTGCTTGTCCGGATTCACAAATAATAAGCCAACGCCGCCCAGCTGCCAGCACCCACTGCCATCCCAGACCTG CAAAGAGGAGAAAGAATGA
- the LOC130911319 gene encoding uncharacterized protein LOC130911319: MRIAVALWKLATNSDYRSIGHIFGIGLSTACDCLREFCSAVEEVLLPEVLKIPSLDKMKEHAQYFEQRWGLPQCIGAVDGSHIPILAPQQYHTEYFNRKGWYSIVLQAVVDERGLIWNAYTGQPGSLHGARVLRLSALWELAERGRVFSQEYMSVGGQNVGYYIIGDAAYPLKSWLMKQFADTGALTKEEQTFNVKTSRARVVVEHAFGRLKGRWRCLQKCNDCSLERIKSMVLTCCVLHNLCESHNEMWREEWSEPLPLQPDTLVQPPATDAEGVAVRSALMRHFVLPN, translated from the coding sequence ATGAGGATTGCTGTCGCCCTTTGGAAGCTCGCCACCAACTCTGACTACAGGAGCATAGGGCATATATTTGGGATTGGCCTTTCAACTGCCTGTGACTGTTTAAGAGAGTTCTGCTCCGCCGTGGAAGAAGTTTTGCTGCCAGAGGTCCTGAAAATACCTAGCCTTGACAAAATGAAAGAACATGCACAGTACTTTGAGCAAAGATGGGGGTTGCCACAGTGTATTGGGGCTGTTGATGGCTCCCACATCCCAATTTTAGCACCCCAGCAGTACCATACAGAGTATTTCAATAGAAAAGGATGGTACTCGATTGTTTTACAGGCAGTTGTAGATGAAAGAGGTTTGATTTGGAACGCATACACTGGGCAACCTGGTAGCCTACATGGTGCCCGAGTGTTACGCTTGTCTGCTCTGTGGGAACTGGCTGAGAGGGGCAGGGTATTTTCACAGGAGTACATGAGTGTTGGAGGGCAGAATGTTGGCTACTACATCATTGGAGATGCTGCATATCCACTGAAAAGCTGGCTCATGAAGCAATTTGCAGACACTGGTGCCTTAACCAAAGAAGAGCAGACATTCAACGTGAAGACAAGCAGGGCAAGAGTTGTGGTTGAGCATGCTTTTGGTAGACTGAAAGGAAGGTGGCGATGCCTCCAAAAGTGCAATGACTGCAGCCTAGAGAGGATCAAGTCCATGGTGCTCACGTGCTGTGTGCTTCATAACCTCTGTGAAAGTCACAATGAGATGTGGAGAGAGGAGTGGAGCGAGCCACTGCCACTGCAGCCAGACACTCTTGTTCAACCACCTGCTACAGATGCTGAAGGTGTAGCTGTGCGTTCAGCCTTGATGCGCCACTTTGTGTTGCCCAACTAA